One genomic segment of Prochlorococcus marinus str. MIT 0919 includes these proteins:
- the rsmA gene encoding 16S rRNA (adenine(1518)-N(6)/adenine(1519)-N(6))-dimethyltransferase RsmA — MVFVGHRPRKRFGQHWLEDVAVLKQIVQAADISENDRVLEIGPGRGALTEKLLNSKASLIHAIELDIDLVEGLKKRFSDESRFSLEVGDVLTASLAPPSGMNVNKVVANIPYNITSPLLYRLVGRLGVFPEINYQRLVLLLQKEVAERILAKPGQSSFSAMSVRIQLMAKTYSICDVPPKCFKPAPKVHSKVVVIKPFSREERLGLDLEKRVESLLKMAFLARRKKLRNTLGNIKPLDDLEILLGQLGISLDQRPQELSPMNWVDLARGIESFGNSF; from the coding sequence ATGGTTTTTGTAGGGCATAGACCTCGGAAACGTTTTGGCCAGCATTGGTTGGAGGATGTAGCTGTCTTAAAACAGATAGTACAAGCAGCAGATATAAGTGAAAATGATCGAGTTTTGGAAATAGGGCCTGGGAGAGGTGCTTTGACTGAAAAGTTGTTAAATTCAAAGGCGTCTTTAATTCATGCAATTGAATTAGATATTGATTTAGTTGAAGGCTTGAAGAAACGCTTTTCTGATGAATCGCGTTTTAGTTTGGAGGTAGGTGATGTGTTAACAGCTTCATTGGCGCCCCCTAGTGGGATGAATGTTAACAAGGTGGTAGCTAATATTCCTTACAATATAACTTCTCCACTCCTTTATAGATTGGTTGGGAGATTAGGCGTTTTCCCAGAGATAAACTATCAAAGATTAGTATTGCTTTTGCAGAAAGAAGTTGCTGAAAGAATTCTTGCGAAACCCGGTCAAAGTTCTTTTAGTGCAATGAGTGTAAGGATTCAATTGATGGCCAAAACTTATAGTATTTGTGATGTTCCTCCAAAATGTTTTAAACCGGCTCCAAAAGTGCATTCAAAGGTAGTTGTTATAAAGCCTTTTTCTAGAGAAGAAAGATTGGGGCTTGATTTAGAAAAAAGAGTTGAGTCTTTGCTGAAAATGGCTTTTTTAGCAAGACGTAAGAAGTTGAGAAATACTCTGGGAAATATTAAGCCTCTTGATGATTTAGAGATCCTGTTAGGACAATTGGGGATTAGTCTGGATCAAAGGCCTCAGGAATTGTCTCCAATGAACTGGGTAGATTTAGCAAGAGGCATTGAAAGCTTTGGGAACAGCTTTTGA
- the ispE gene encoding 4-(cytidine 5'-diphospho)-2-C-methyl-D-erythritol kinase, protein MIMNSTSLSLDSSLTVFASAKINLHLEVLGLRKDGFHELAMVMQSIDLEDQIEISEVNNGQIKLVCNDKDLSVGDDNLIVKAAKLIKRRSGLENLGALIHLTKNIPIGAGLAGGSSDAAAALVGLNKFWKLKFSEGQLEEMASDLGSDVPFCISGGTQLCFGRGERLEPINVSSSKMGLVLIKDPSVSVSTPWAYARYREINGKNYLSNEVDFEKKRKQLREVSWLRELGKYDPPPLMNDLQTVVQPVTPAVEQALSFLVSLNGNLAVAMSGSGSGCFGLFPDFDSAKEAFDSNRKGLQKCGLQGWCCRLSSKGIRLSK, encoded by the coding sequence TTGATTATGAACAGTACCTCTTTATCTCTAGATAGCTCATTAACAGTTTTTGCCTCTGCAAAGATCAATTTGCATTTAGAAGTTTTAGGCCTACGTAAAGATGGCTTTCATGAATTGGCAATGGTGATGCAAAGTATTGATTTGGAAGATCAGATTGAAATATCCGAGGTAAATAATGGTCAGATAAAACTTGTATGTAATGACAAAGATTTAAGTGTGGGTGATGATAACTTAATTGTGAAAGCAGCAAAGTTGATAAAAAGACGTTCCGGGCTGGAAAATTTAGGTGCGTTGATACATTTAACAAAAAATATTCCTATTGGAGCAGGCTTGGCGGGGGGCTCGAGTGACGCGGCAGCAGCATTGGTGGGGCTTAACAAGTTTTGGAAATTAAAATTTTCAGAAGGTCAATTAGAGGAAATGGCATCAGACCTTGGTTCTGATGTGCCTTTTTGTATATCAGGGGGAACTCAACTTTGTTTTGGAAGGGGTGAACGTTTAGAGCCGATAAATGTCTCAAGCTCAAAGATGGGATTAGTACTTATTAAAGATCCATCTGTCTCAGTATCAACGCCTTGGGCTTATGCAAGATATAGGGAAATTAATGGCAAAAATTACTTGAGTAATGAAGTTGATTTTGAAAAGAAACGTAAACAGCTTAGAGAAGTCTCTTGGTTGAGAGAATTGGGTAAATATGATCCTCCACCATTAATGAATGACCTTCAAACAGTTGTTCAACCAGTGACTCCGGCAGTTGAGCAAGCTTTGAGCTTTCTTGTCTCTTTAAACGGTAATCTCGCAGTAGCAATGAGTGGCTCAGGGTCTGGTTGCTTTGGACTTTTCCCTGACTTTGACAGCGCTAAAGAAGCTTTTGATAGTAATCGCAAAGGTCTTCAAAAATGTGGATTACAAGGTTGGTGTTGCAGGCTTAGCTCAAAAGGAATAAGACTTAGTAAGTGA
- a CDS encoding DUF3082 domain-containing protein → MSKNDAEAKKALKKGPLSFLSGALTSLLLAWVALLLSEKLVIYFTIHAPNYSSPIAQSIGSGFKTLVIGMSFLATFSFGFIGLGLVIVFIRSLFDVKGVEGD, encoded by the coding sequence TTGAGCAAAAATGATGCAGAAGCGAAGAAAGCATTGAAAAAGGGACCTTTAAGTTTCTTGTCAGGTGCTTTAACTAGCCTTCTTTTGGCGTGGGTTGCATTGTTGCTAAGTGAAAAGCTTGTAATTTATTTCACAATTCACGCTCCAAATTATTCTTCTCCAATAGCTCAAAGTATTGGTTCTGGCTTTAAAACATTAGTTATAGGAATGTCTTTTTTGGCGACTTTTAGCTTTGGTTTCATAGGTTTAGGATTGGTAATTGTATTTATTCGAAGTTTGTTTGATGTCAAGGGAGTTGAAGGTGATTAG
- a CDS encoding pyruvate dehydrogenase complex E1 component subunit beta has protein sequence MDKLAGLVWIVKTVEGTLLFNALREAIDEEMARDPHVCVMGEDVGQYGGSYKVTKDLYEKYGELRVLDTPIAENSFTGMAVGAAMTGLRPIVEGMNMGFLLLAFNQISNNMGMLRYTSGGNYTIPTVVRGPGGVGRQLGAEHSQRLEAYFHAVPGIKIVACSTPTNAKGLMKAAIRDNNPVLFFEHVLLYNLSEEIPGGDYVCALDQADIVKEGKDLTILTYSRMRHHCLKALPQLAEKGIDAELIDLISLKPFDLKTICNSIRKTNKVIIVEECMKTGGIGAELIALINENCFDDLDARPIRLSSQDIPTPYNGQLENLTIIQPHQIVETAEQIMNKGL, from the coding sequence TTGGATAAATTAGCGGGATTGGTTTGGATTGTGAAAACTGTCGAAGGTACACTTCTTTTTAATGCTCTTCGCGAGGCCATTGATGAGGAGATGGCAAGAGACCCTCATGTATGTGTGATGGGCGAAGACGTAGGGCAATATGGAGGGTCTTATAAAGTCACCAAAGATTTGTATGAGAAATATGGAGAACTAAGAGTATTAGATACTCCAATTGCAGAAAATAGCTTTACAGGTATGGCAGTAGGAGCAGCTATGACAGGTCTGCGGCCAATAGTTGAAGGCATGAATATGGGGTTTCTTCTTCTGGCTTTCAATCAGATCTCTAACAATATGGGGATGTTGCGTTACACAAGCGGAGGTAATTACACAATCCCTACAGTTGTGCGAGGCCCTGGAGGTGTTGGGAGGCAATTAGGCGCTGAACATAGTCAAAGACTTGAAGCTTATTTTCATGCAGTTCCTGGTATCAAGATAGTGGCTTGCAGCACCCCTACCAATGCTAAAGGTCTAATGAAAGCCGCCATTAGAGATAACAATCCCGTCTTATTCTTTGAGCATGTGCTTCTTTATAATTTGAGCGAGGAAATCCCTGGAGGGGATTATGTTTGTGCTTTGGATCAGGCAGATATTGTAAAGGAAGGGAAGGATCTAACTATATTGACTTATTCACGAATGAGACACCATTGCTTAAAAGCTCTGCCTCAATTAGCAGAAAAAGGTATCGATGCAGAATTAATTGATCTAATAAGTCTTAAGCCTTTTGACTTGAAAACAATATGTAATTCTATTAGGAAAACAAACAAAGTGATAATTGTTGAAGAGTGTATGAAAACAGGGGGAATAGGAGCTGAATTAATAGCTCTAATTAACGAAAACTGTTTTGATGATTTGGATGCTCGTCCTATTAGGTTGTCGAGTCAGGACATCCCAACCCCATATAATGGTCAATTAGAGAATTTAACAATTATTCAGCCTCATCAAATTGTTGAAACTGCAGAACAGATTATGAATAAAGGGCTTTAA
- the secD gene encoding protein translocase subunit SecD, with amino-acid sequence MARQQGWFALILALVIAASSVCFSQPFQLGLDLRGGSQLTLEIQPTKDITEIQPEQVEAVKSVLDRRVNGLGVSESTLQTIGTNQLILELPGEQDPSKASRVLGKTALLEFRAQKKGTKDEIKELQSLRSLLIRVSNSDSSPDGSKGIEKNDELVKKQLELLNNSLSIKDRAGSNAEQIKIIKRALNQKILELFEPAELTGKDLISAGRRQEQNLSTWEVTLTFNQEGGNKFAELTKSIAGTDQLLGIILDGESISEASVGEQFNVAGITGGSATISGNFTADSARELEVQLRGGSLPLPVEIVQVRTIGPTLGAENINRSLIAAMTGLFLVAVFMIIFYRVPGFVAVIALSFYAIFNISLYALIPVTLTLPGVAGFILSIGMAVDANVLIFERVKDELRRGNTLIRSIETGFSQAFSSIIDGHITTLISCIALFYLGTGFVKGFSATLGIGVVISLFTALSCTRVLLRFLMSYKTLRRTSNFLPGHQIPSSLQ; translated from the coding sequence ATGGCTCGTCAACAAGGTTGGTTCGCTCTTATTCTTGCGTTAGTAATAGCTGCTAGTTCAGTTTGTTTTAGTCAGCCATTTCAACTTGGACTAGATCTTCGTGGAGGTAGTCAACTAACTCTTGAGATTCAACCAACGAAAGACATTACGGAGATACAGCCTGAGCAAGTCGAAGCTGTTAAATCAGTATTAGACAGAAGAGTTAATGGATTAGGTGTATCAGAATCAACTCTTCAAACTATTGGAACAAATCAACTGATTTTAGAACTCCCTGGTGAGCAGGACCCTTCTAAAGCATCAAGAGTTTTAGGTAAAACAGCACTTCTTGAATTCCGGGCTCAGAAGAAAGGAACAAAAGATGAAATTAAAGAACTTCAGAGCCTTCGCTCTTTACTAATCAGAGTTAGTAACTCTGATTCAAGCCCTGATGGAAGCAAAGGAATTGAAAAAAATGATGAACTTGTAAAGAAGCAGCTTGAATTGCTTAACAACTCTCTAAGCATCAAAGACAGGGCTGGAAGCAATGCTGAGCAGATTAAAATAATAAAGAGGGCATTAAATCAAAAAATCTTAGAACTCTTTGAGCCTGCTGAGTTGACTGGGAAAGATCTAATCAGTGCTGGGAGACGTCAAGAGCAGAATCTCTCTACTTGGGAGGTAACATTAACTTTTAACCAAGAAGGCGGAAATAAATTTGCAGAATTGACAAAGTCAATCGCAGGGACGGATCAATTACTAGGGATTATTCTTGATGGAGAATCAATTAGCGAAGCAAGTGTTGGAGAGCAATTTAATGTTGCAGGAATTACTGGTGGTTCGGCAACTATAAGTGGAAATTTTACTGCAGATTCGGCTAGGGAATTAGAGGTCCAGTTAAGGGGCGGCTCATTGCCATTACCAGTGGAAATTGTTCAGGTACGAACTATAGGGCCTACGCTTGGTGCCGAGAACATTAATAGAAGTTTGATAGCTGCAATGACAGGCTTGTTTTTGGTGGCCGTCTTTATGATTATTTTTTATAGGGTGCCTGGTTTTGTGGCAGTTATAGCGTTAAGCTTTTATGCCATTTTTAATATATCTTTATATGCTCTCATCCCTGTGACTTTAACTCTCCCAGGGGTCGCAGGATTTATTCTTAGTATTGGCATGGCTGTGGATGCAAATGTTTTAATTTTTGAAAGAGTTAAAGATGAGCTTCGTAGAGGGAATACATTAATTCGTTCTATTGAGACAGGTTTCTCACAGGCCTTTTCTTCGATTATTGATGGCCATATAACTACTTTAATTAGCTGTATAGCACTTTTTTATTTAGGAACTGGCTTTGTAAAGGGCTTTTCGGCAACTCTAGGTATTGGAGTAGTTATAAGCTTGTTTACAGCCCTTTCATGTACTCGGGTGTTATTACGCTTCCTTATGAGTTATAAAACCTTGAGACGTACGTCTAATTTCTTGCCTGGGCATCAAATCCCATCCTCACTCCAATAA
- the secF gene encoding protein translocase subunit SecF — MTSSSPDRAKLSFPVSRYRSRIWLVSALAVIISCVGLISSWLNPSIRYPLRPGLDFTGGTQIKLERQCLDKCTPLKISAISKELQEKTLPEEISTSIPNISTARVQFLDGYKSIVIRLPFLSPTQAEQIVDILIPIAGPFEPGGKAIDTIGPTLGTQLLKSSFISLIVAFTGIALYIGYRFDRTFAFLALIALMHDLLIVCGIFSWLGIFLNLEVNSLFAVALLTISGYSVNDTVVVFDRIREINSSQDTLKINQKVDLAVSATLARTLYTSCTTLLPLSALIFFGGDTLFWFSIALALGVVIGSWSSIALAPSLLTLRSNIKIKE; from the coding sequence GTGACTTCTTCTTCACCTGATAGAGCTAAATTATCTTTCCCAGTAAGTCGTTATCGATCCAGAATATGGCTAGTTTCAGCACTTGCAGTGATAATTAGTTGCGTTGGTCTAATAAGTTCTTGGCTTAATCCCTCAATAAGGTATCCATTGCGTCCGGGATTGGATTTTACAGGAGGCACACAAATTAAGCTTGAGCGGCAATGCTTGGATAAATGTACACCATTGAAAATATCTGCTATTTCAAAGGAATTACAAGAAAAGACATTGCCAGAAGAAATATCAACTTCTATACCAAATATCTCAACTGCAAGAGTGCAATTTTTGGACGGCTATAAGTCAATTGTAATAAGATTGCCTTTTCTCTCTCCAACTCAAGCAGAGCAAATTGTTGACATACTTATCCCTATCGCAGGACCATTTGAGCCTGGGGGAAAAGCCATTGATACTATTGGCCCTACATTAGGCACTCAATTGCTTAAGAGTAGCTTTATATCTTTAATTGTGGCTTTTACTGGAATCGCATTATATATAGGCTATAGATTTGATAGGACCTTTGCATTTCTAGCTCTTATAGCTTTAATGCATGACTTGTTAATTGTGTGTGGTATCTTCTCTTGGTTGGGAATTTTTCTAAATCTTGAAGTTAATAGTTTATTTGCTGTTGCTTTGCTTACAATTTCGGGTTATTCAGTGAATGATACCGTTGTTGTTTTTGACAGAATACGAGAAATAAATTCATCTCAGGATACATTAAAAATTAACCAGAAGGTTGACTTGGCAGTTAGTGCAACATTGGCTCGGACCTTGTATACAAGCTGTACAACACTTTTACCTTTAAGTGCCTTGATATTTTTTGGAGGTGATACTTTGTTTTGGTTTTCTATAGCCTTGGCTCTTGGAGTAGTCATTGGAAGTTGGTCTAGTATAGCTTTAGCACCTTCATTGCTAACTCTTAGATCGAATATAAAAATTAAAGAATAA
- a CDS encoding AI-2E family transporter gives MKFSNWLSLFALVTSTLIIWSLRNVFIILFAGVVLSISLCTFIGKIQSMSKLPRIISFFIAVSSLILIFSISMVIVIPQFTDEFQQLIIQLPSAAKALWEISVENISKLLEFIYGNNAKNIIKENFILNEFNSLPDGVSLANGITDSLKRLLNIAGNLGVGAVQIVFVISISLMIAIQPDAYKEVCISLVPSFYKHRARFIMKECGNALSNWMIGVIISSSFVALLAGIFLYILGIKLVVANALLAGILNIIPNIGPTLSTIFPMSVALTDAPWKAIAILGAYIVIQNLESYIITPSVMQHKVNLLPGLTLTAQFIFTIIFGPIGLLLSLPLAVVIKILVKEIFINDILDRAKLET, from the coding sequence TTGAAATTTTCTAACTGGTTATCACTCTTTGCACTAGTAACTTCAACTTTAATAATTTGGAGCCTTAGAAATGTATTTATAATACTTTTTGCTGGTGTAGTACTTTCAATATCTTTATGTACTTTTATAGGCAAGATACAGTCTATGTCAAAGCTACCTAGAATAATCTCATTTTTTATTGCCGTCTCAAGCTTAATTTTAATATTTTCAATCTCAATGGTAATTGTAATACCTCAGTTCACAGATGAATTTCAACAGTTAATAATTCAACTTCCATCTGCTGCTAAAGCTTTATGGGAAATAAGTGTAGAAAATATTAGCAAACTACTAGAGTTTATATACGGTAACAACGCAAAGAATATTATAAAAGAAAACTTTATTCTTAATGAGTTTAATTCATTACCAGATGGCGTTTCACTAGCAAACGGTATTACAGATAGCCTAAAAAGACTTTTAAATATAGCAGGTAATTTAGGAGTAGGTGCTGTCCAGATAGTCTTTGTTATCTCAATAAGTTTAATGATTGCAATTCAACCTGATGCATATAAGGAAGTATGCATATCTTTAGTTCCTTCATTCTATAAGCATAGAGCAAGGTTTATAATGAAGGAATGCGGCAATGCTCTTAGCAATTGGATGATAGGTGTAATAATAAGCTCATCATTTGTTGCCTTACTCGCTGGAATTTTCCTCTACATTCTTGGCATAAAACTAGTAGTAGCCAATGCATTACTAGCAGGAATATTAAACATAATCCCAAATATAGGGCCAACACTTAGCACTATTTTCCCAATGTCTGTCGCCTTAACTGATGCGCCATGGAAAGCTATAGCAATCCTAGGTGCTTATATAGTTATTCAGAATTTAGAAAGTTATATAATAACACCTTCAGTAATGCAGCACAAAGTAAATCTATTACCGGGCCTTACTTTAACTGCTCAATTTATATTTACAATTATTTTTGGCCCAATAGGTTTATTGCTATCACTTCCCTTGGCAGTTGTTATAAAAATACTAGTTAAAGAGATATTTATAAATGACATTTTAGATAGAGCAAAATTAGAAACCTAA
- the psb28 gene encoding photosystem II reaction center protein Psb28, whose translation MSQSKINPVIQFYKGVNEEVVPEIRLTRSKDGKTGQAIFIFEKPKALSEESVGDITGMTMLDEEGELKTREIKARFLNGEPNAIESTYTWKTEADFQRFMRFAKRYAENNGLGYSEK comes from the coding sequence ATGAGCCAATCAAAAATCAATCCTGTCATTCAATTCTACAAAGGCGTTAACGAGGAAGTGGTTCCTGAGATTCGTCTAACTAGGAGTAAAGATGGAAAAACGGGGCAAGCAATTTTTATATTTGAAAAGCCAAAAGCATTATCTGAAGAATCTGTTGGCGATATAACTGGAATGACAATGCTTGATGAAGAAGGTGAACTCAAAACAAGGGAAATAAAAGCACGATTTTTAAATGGTGAGCCTAATGCTATCGAATCTACATATACATGGAAAACAGAGGCAGATTTTCAAAGGTTTATGAGATTTGCAAAACGTTATGCAGAAAATAATGGTTTGGGTTATTCAGAAAAATAA
- the mnmH gene encoding tRNA 2-selenouridine(34) synthase MnmH, protein MSGIGPPPSYCLKTFRNKEGPLIDIRSPKEFQQGHLPGATNIPLFNNNERALVGTFYKKKGREQAIILGLKIIKPKLSKLKDFLKHKFQSSAGTFLKIYCWRGGLRSLSVGWLANVLELNPILLNGGYKVYRKWVLEEFEKEWPIKLLGGKTGTGKTSLLLALQEKGISVIDLEGLANHKGSSFGSLGLPSQPSSEQFENLLAEKLQLFTSNNYQRIWLEAESASLGKCRIPNGLFNQMKSADVVEISRSKEERIKILVSQYSQHSKKQLEFATMRISKRLGPQRTKKAIDAIKDEDWREACVAMLDYYDKCYEYELNKAKRVETIDLSGLSYELGAEKLIKGGHVY, encoded by the coding sequence ATGTCAGGCATTGGTCCCCCCCCCTCATATTGTCTAAAGACTTTCCGTAACAAAGAAGGTCCATTGATTGATATTCGCAGTCCAAAAGAGTTTCAGCAAGGGCATTTACCAGGAGCAACGAATATTCCATTGTTCAATAACAATGAAAGGGCGTTAGTAGGTACCTTTTACAAGAAAAAAGGCCGTGAACAGGCAATTATCTTAGGATTAAAAATCATTAAACCTAAACTTTCTAAATTAAAAGATTTTTTAAAGCATAAATTCCAAAGCTCTGCAGGCACATTCCTCAAAATATATTGTTGGCGAGGAGGACTTCGGTCTTTAAGTGTGGGCTGGCTTGCAAATGTCTTGGAACTTAATCCAATACTGTTAAACGGTGGGTATAAAGTCTATCGAAAATGGGTGTTAGAAGAATTTGAAAAAGAGTGGCCAATAAAATTACTAGGAGGGAAAACAGGTACAGGTAAAACATCTCTTCTATTAGCTTTGCAAGAGAAAGGCATTTCCGTCATAGATCTAGAAGGCCTAGCGAATCATAAAGGAAGTAGTTTTGGTTCTCTAGGGCTGCCATCACAACCAAGCTCAGAGCAATTTGAAAATTTATTAGCTGAAAAGCTTCAACTTTTTACAAGTAATAACTACCAAAGGATTTGGCTTGAAGCAGAAAGTGCAAGCTTAGGTAAATGCAGGATTCCCAATGGTTTATTCAATCAAATGAAGTCTGCAGACGTAGTTGAAATAAGTAGAAGCAAAGAAGAGCGGATCAAAATACTAGTAAGCCAATACAGTCAGCACTCAAAAAAACAACTTGAGTTTGCAACAATGAGAATAAGTAAACGGTTGGGTCCACAGAGAACTAAAAAGGCTATAGACGCAATAAAAGATGAAGACTGGAGAGAAGCATGCGTGGCAATGTTGGATTATTATGACAAGTGCTATGAATATGAGTTAAATAAAGCCAAGAGAGTAGAAACAATAGACTTGTCGGGATTGAGTTATGAATTAGGAGCTGAAAAACTTATAAAAGGTGGTCATGTCTATTAA
- a CDS encoding GUN4 domain-containing protein, which produces MPSDSSDSTNMTIQELLERFSSGSSRQKRRLIQLVEERSDDFVAMGSDLLQNFDDESDDWCAGWILQVCQRHQPLLISKLISSNSKGWFKTVSARSIDYSILQQSLLEERFEDADRITSALLRELAGDDAVERGYVYFSEVKSIPDADLVTLDRLWIAYSQGRFGFTVQARILDSLKGRYDMLWPKIGWKKDGVWTRYPKAFNWSISAPEGHMPLVNQLRGVRLMDELLNHPGLNSRRKIKP; this is translated from the coding sequence ATGCCTTCAGATTCCTCTGATTCAACCAATATGACTATTCAAGAGCTTCTTGAGAGATTCTCGAGCGGTTCTTCGAGACAGAAACGTCGACTTATTCAATTGGTCGAGGAAAGGTCTGATGATTTTGTTGCAATGGGGTCAGATTTATTGCAAAACTTTGATGATGAAAGTGATGACTGGTGCGCAGGTTGGATTTTACAGGTTTGTCAAAGACATCAACCTCTTTTAATTTCTAAATTGATTAGTTCAAATTCAAAGGGCTGGTTTAAGACAGTTTCAGCTAGAAGTATTGATTATTCAATATTGCAGCAGTCTCTTTTAGAAGAACGTTTTGAAGATGCAGATAGGATTACTAGTGCACTTTTAAGAGAGTTGGCAGGCGACGATGCAGTCGAGCGAGGATATGTTTACTTTAGTGAGGTTAAATCAATTCCAGATGCTGATTTAGTTACCCTTGACAGGCTCTGGATTGCCTATTCACAAGGAAGATTTGGCTTTACAGTTCAAGCAAGAATTCTTGATTCATTAAAGGGTAGATACGACATGCTTTGGCCAAAGATTGGTTGGAAAAAAGATGGTGTTTGGACAAGGTACCCGAAAGCCTTTAATTGGTCGATTAGTGCCCCTGAAGGACATATGCCTCTAGTCAATCAATTGAGAGGTGTTCGTCTAATGGATGAATTACTTAACCATCCTGGATTAAACTCTCGAAGAAAAATAAAGCCTTAA
- a CDS encoding ATP-binding protein — MRSFCWEDFTLPSTLKLAPLIKPLLEPIQCKKTIDRVELGLHEALVNAVLHGNSANPEKIIRVRRVTTPNWLIWQIQDQGCGFPISARVKSLPSELDAESGRGLFLIHQCFDDVRWSRNGNRLQVACKRN; from the coding sequence GTGCGATCATTTTGTTGGGAAGATTTTACTCTTCCTTCCACTCTCAAACTTGCTCCGCTTATAAAGCCATTACTGGAACCTATTCAGTGCAAAAAAACAATCGATAGGGTTGAGCTTGGCTTGCATGAGGCATTAGTAAATGCAGTTTTACATGGGAATTCGGCTAATCCAGAAAAGATCATAAGAGTCCGTAGAGTTACCACACCTAATTGGCTTATTTGGCAAATACAAGACCAGGGATGTGGTTTTCCCATTTCTGCAAGGGTTAAAAGTTTACCTTCTGAGTTGGATGCTGAAAGTGGCCGCGGTCTTTTTCTTATTCACCAGTGTTTTGATGATGTCCGTTGGAGTCGTAATGGCAATAGGCTTCAAGTGGCTTGTAAGCGAAATTAA
- a CDS encoding DUF6439 family protein → MANKNSKWNPSTKKLVKELHSNLTIDNINWHKFKNDSDRRSAELLISAISQIVNDGEVDDIQSLINQALLWAKKEIKDPGCPKV, encoded by the coding sequence ATGGCAAACAAAAACTCAAAATGGAACCCTTCCACAAAAAAATTAGTAAAAGAACTTCATTCCAATCTGACTATAGATAATATTAATTGGCATAAGTTTAAAAATGATTCAGACCGGAGATCTGCAGAGTTGCTTATTTCTGCTATTTCTCAAATAGTCAATGATGGTGAAGTTGATGATATTCAATCACTTATTAATCAAGCTTTGCTATGGGCCAAGAAAGAAATAAAGGATCCCGGATGTCCCAAAGTTTAA
- a CDS encoding DUF1350 family protein encodes MYRWRLIEQTWCCWPAKPIGLIEMIGGSYLATTPQVAYKRLLESLTRRNIAIHTWMYIPSLDHQSQAIQAWKNFRKCKERLEARVGTMPFPIRMGHSLGCKLHLLAPDSGRNSQAFIGLCFNNFNAGKSIPMLGKVTKKFNIRTEFSPSPKQTIELIKSKYVQPDNLLIKFNRDKLDQTYLLFNSLKARSNDQSRVLELEGDHLTPTSTGIKKNILGDWLEDNNRIDNLDTLINTIAKFFPG; translated from the coding sequence ATGTACCGCTGGAGATTAATAGAACAAACTTGGTGTTGTTGGCCAGCCAAGCCAATTGGACTTATCGAAATGATAGGAGGAAGTTATCTCGCTACTACCCCTCAAGTTGCCTATAAACGACTTTTAGAAAGCCTTACTCGAAGAAATATTGCAATCCATACTTGGATGTATATACCAAGCTTGGACCATCAATCTCAAGCGATTCAAGCTTGGAAAAACTTCAGAAAATGCAAAGAGAGACTCGAGGCAAGAGTTGGAACAATGCCTTTCCCAATAAGAATGGGGCATAGTTTAGGATGTAAACTACACCTTCTAGCTCCAGATTCTGGAAGAAATAGTCAAGCTTTTATAGGTCTATGCTTTAATAATTTTAATGCAGGTAAATCAATACCAATGCTGGGTAAAGTAACCAAGAAATTTAATATTAGAACAGAGTTCAGTCCTAGTCCTAAGCAGACAATTGAACTAATTAAATCGAAATATGTTCAGCCAGATAATCTACTAATAAAATTCAATAGGGATAAGCTAGATCAAACATATTTATTGTTTAATTCACTCAAAGCGAGAAGTAATGACCAATCAAGAGTACTTGAGCTTGAGGGGGATCACCTAACTCCAACTAGTACAGGTATTAAAAAGAATATTTTAGGGGACTGGTTAGAAGATAATAATAGAATTGATAACCTAGACACACTTATAAATACAATCGCAAAGTTCTTCCCAGGGTAA